Part of the Sulfurimonas denitrificans DSM 1251 genome is shown below.
TACTGCAAGAAGTAGAAATGATCAAGTTGCAGTAGATTTTCGCCGTTATGTTCTTCGTAAAAATTTAGAGATAGTAGATGCTCTTAAACTTCTTATGAATGAGATATTAGTGATTGCATCAAAGCATACTCAAACGCTTTTACCAGGAATGACACACCTCCAACATGCACAACCAATAAATTTTGCCTTTCATTTAAGTGCATACCTCTCAATGTTTAAGCGTGATATAGAAAGATTTGAGAGCTCTTATAAACGAAATAATATCTCTCCATTGGGCTGTGCGGCTCTTGCTGGGACTCCACATAAAATTGATAGAGATATGACAGCAGAGCTTTTAGGTTTTGAGAGTGCTAGTATAAACTGTTTAGATACGGTAAGTGATAGAGATTTTGCACTGGAAATTTTATTCAATATCTCTACTATGATGATGCATATATCTCGCCTTAGTGAAGAGCTTGTTATGTGGTCTAGTTATGAGTTTAGATTTGTTGAGCTTAGTGATGAGTACTCAACTGGTTCATCAATCATGCCACAAAAGAAAAATCCAGATGTTCCTGAGCTTTTACGTGGTAAAACAGGTAGAGTTTATGGCTCTTTAATGGGACTCTTAACAGTTATGAAGGCTCTTCCTTTAGCGTACAACAAAGATACACAAGAGGATAAAGAGGGTGTTTTTGATGCTGTTGAGACGGCTGAAATCTCCTTAGAGATTTTAAAAGAGGCTCTTAAAACCATGCAGGTAAAGCCACATTATATGAAAAATGCTTGTAAAATAGGGCATTTAAGTGCTACAGATTTAGCCGATTATCTAGTTCAAAAATGTGACATTCCTTTTAGAGAAGCTCATTTTATAACAGGAAAAGCAGTTGCTAAGAGTGAAGAGTTAAAAATTGATTTAAGTGATATTGAGCTCAAATATTTAAAAGAGATCGATGATAGAATAAATGAGGATGTGTTAGCGTTTTTATCGATAGAAAATTCGATGAATGCTAGAACTTCAGCTGGAGGAACATCTACAAAAAGAACTGAAGAACAACTAAAATATTTTGAAAATTTCTTAAAGGCAGAGTAGATGAAAATTAGCGTATCACACTTAAATGAGATGAAATTTGAGGCAAAAACTCAGAAGAGCAGTTTTATAATTAACTGTCCAGAGATAAGCCCAATAGAGTATTTTTTATCAGGAATTATCTCATGTAGCGCAACAGATATGGTACTGCTGCCAAAAAATCAAGGTAAAACAGTCTCAAATTTAGTTATAGATGGTGAAGTAGTGAGGAATGAGGATTTTCCTAAAAAATTCAATACTCTTCATCTTGATTATAGTTTTGATTCTGATGCGGATGATATAGTGGCTGCTAGATGGGTTATGGCTTCACTTGAAACTTACTGCTCAACTATTAACACAATTAGAGAAAGTGTCAGTATCTCCTACTCAATTACACATAATGGCACGAAGATAAGAGATAACGAGAAGATGATTTCTGGTGGTGGAAGTAAGATAGATATGGGCAATATAGAGAGTTGCCCTTCATAATTTAATCCTACTTTTTAGCCCTGTTTTTTGGGTTTGGAGTACTCTTTTTATCTGTATCGTTTTTTGGATTGTTATCAATTAGGTCTGGCCAAGCGAGTTTTGCTCCACCTAAGAGATGAAAGTGAAGATGCTTGACCTCTTGTCCTCCATCTTCACCGATATTTGTTATTATCCTATAACCGCTCTGCTCAACACCAGCCTCTTTTGCAACATCTTGCATAAACTTAGTCATCTTCTTCATACTCTTTGGAGTTACTTCATTAAAGCTCTCTACATGTAGTTTTGGTATAACTAAGATATGAGTAGGAGCTTTTGGATTAATATCGTTAAACGCTAAAAATTTTTTATTCTCCAAGACTATATTTGATGGAATTTCATTGTTTATTATTTTGCAAAATATGCACATTTTAACCCTTTTTTTTCTTTATTGTAGCATACGAATTGGCAAATGAAGCTGTATGTAAATTATTTTTGACTATAATCCTTTTAAAATTTAAGAGGGTTTTTCCTCTAGTATGGGTGAGTCGATTGAAACATTGGTATGATTTAATAACAGAGGCACAAAGTGTCGAAAAAATTGAAGAAATTCGAATATCTCTATTTGGTAAAAAAGGGGTTTTAGCAGCAGAGTTTGCTAGAATGAAAGAGGCATCGGATGAAGAGAAATCAAAAATTGCACAAGAGTTAAACATACATAAAACTACTCTTATGAATGAACTTGTGCAGAGAAAAATCACTCTTCAAACACAAGAGCTTCAAGAGCACATGAAAAGTGAGGCGATAGATGTAACTATGTTTAGCTCATCTTCTGAATCAGGTGCACTTCACCCTGTGATGCAGACAATGGACAGAATTGTAGAGTACTTCTCATCTATGAATTTTACAGTTAAAACTGGCACAATGGTTGAGGATGACTTTAATAATTTTGAAGCATTGAACTTACCTAAGTACCATCCAGCTCGTGATATGCAAGATACATTCTATTTTAAAGATGAGATGCTTCTGCGTACACATACTTCCCCTGTTCAGATCAGAACTATGATGAGCTCAAAGCCGCCGATTCGCATGATAGCTCCAGGGGCTGTTTTTAGAAGAGATTATGATATTACTCACACACCTATGTTTCATCAGGTTGAGGGTCTCTTGGTAGATAAAGAGGGTGCTGTATCTTTTGCAAATCTAAAGTTTATTTTAGAAGATTTTTTAAAGTACATGTTTGGAGATGTAGAAGTTCGTTTTCGTCCTAGCTTTTTCCCTTTCACAGAGCCATCAGCTGAAGTTGATATCTCATGTGTTTTTTGTAAAGGAAGCGGTTGTAGAGTATGCTCAAAAACAGGTTGGCTTGAGGTTTTAGGCTGCGGTATAGTAGATCCAAATGTTTTTGAAGCTGTAAAGTATCAAAATGTAAGTGGATATGCTTTTGGGCTTGGAGTTGAGCGGTTTGCAATGCTTATCCATCAGATAGGAGATCTTCGTTCACTTTTTGAGGGAGATATAAAGTTGCTGGAGCAGTTTAGATGATAGTTACAAGAAGTTGGTTAAATGAGTGGATAGATATAAGTACGATATCTACCGATAAATTAGTAAAAACTTTAAATTCTATTGGCTTAGAAGTAGATAGCATATCTTCATACGAAGTGCCTCAGAAAATAGTTTTTGGAAGAGTTTTAGAGTGTAAAAAGCATCCAGATGCAGATAAATTGAATATTTGTCAGGTAGATATTGGAGTTAGTACACGCCAGATAGTTTGTGGAGCTTCTAATGTAAGAGCTGGTCTTGATGTTGTAGTTGCAACAATTGGTGCAGTTATGCCAGATGGCACCATTATAAAGCCAGTTACACTTCGCGGTATTGAATCTGAGGGGATGATATGTTCTGCTAAAGAGATAGGTCTTGCTGATATTAATAGTGGAATTATTGAGATAGATAGCAGTATTGGAAAATATAAAATAGGTGAAGAGGTTTCACAAAATCATCTATTTAGTGATGATATTATAGAGGTTGAACTAACTGCAAATCGAGGTGATTGTCTAAGTATCAGAGGAGTGGCAAGAGACTTAAGTGCAGCTTTTGACAAACCACTAAGAGAGAGAAAAATTCAAGAAGATGAGGATAAGAGAGTTGGAATTGGGCGCATCTTATCACTCTCTCATGAAAATAATTTGGGTGTAAACATCAGATACAAAGCTGTTGATTTTAAAAATCTTACACTCCCTTTTATAGTCAGACTTAGATTATCGCAATTAGACGATAAAAAAGAGTCTGACGTAGAGTCTTTAATGCTTTATGCAACACATAGTAGTGGAGTTATATTAAGAGCGTATGATTATGCTCTTTTTTGTGCCAAAGATGAGACAATGGCAAAAATATCTTTATGTAGGGATAAAAATGGCTTTGCCTCAGTCATGACAAAAGATAAAAAAGTTTCAATTGTTGGGGTTATGCAAGAGGAACTCTTCAAAGTTGCTCACAGCAACGGAGTAGTTTTAATTGAAGCTACATATATTCCACCAGATGTTATCTCTAAAAAAATGCAAGAGAATAAAATTCCTGCTGGAATAAGTTACTATAGGGCATCTCGTGGAAGCGAACCAGATTTAAATCAAGGTTTAGATTATTGTATTAGCGTTATTGAAGATAACTCTGAATCGTCTGTATATGGCGGAACTATTGAGATTGATGAGCCACATGAGGATAAAATTATTAGTCTTAACAAAAAAGAGATTGATGAGATAGTTGGCGCAAATATCGATAAGGCAAAAATTACTAAAATATTGAAAAATTTAGGTTTTGATACAACAAAATCTTTAGCGGATAACTTTGTTATTATAGTTCCAAAATTTAGACATGATATTGTAAATAAACAAGATATTGTTGAAGAGATTGTTCGCCTTGTCGGAATAGATAATATCCCATCAAAACCATTTACCTTTACTGAAACAAATAGCTTTAGCAGTGACTATTATGATTATAAAAAAAGAGTGACATATAGACATAAAGCGGCATTTAGCGGTTTTTTTGAATCTGTTCATTTTGTTTTTGATGAGAAAAAAGTCCTACAAGAGTATGGGTTTGAGATTTTAGATGAGAGTAAAGAGCTGTTAAATCCTATTGTAAACACATTAGATACGCTTAGATCAACACTTCTTTGTGGACTTCTTAGAGCTACATCTAATAACATTAACAATGGGTACTCTTCTGTTAAACTTTTTGAAGTTGGTTCTGTTTTTAATTCCCAAAGGGAAGAGTCTTTAAAAATGGCTCTTATTTTTAGTGGAGATAGAGAAGCGGAGAGTTTGGCAAATACTGGAAAACCTGCAAAAGTTGATTTTGCTCTATTTGTGCAAAAAGTTTCTAATGTTATCGGAGAGTTTGAGCTTCGTGAATATAAAACTAAACATACACTATCTCATCCGTATCAGTGTGCTGAGATATTTATTAAAGAGGTTAGTGTAGGAGAGATATTTCGTCTTCATCCAAATGTGGAGCAGAAGTATGACTTAGATGTTACTTACATGTGTGAGTTAAATTTTAATAAACTCCCTAATGATTTAAAAACAGCAAAGCAATCTTCTAAATATCAAGCATCTTTTAGAGATTTAAGTATAGTTATGCCTCAAGAGATGGCTTATGAAAAAATTAAAAATGTAATCGATGCATCTTCAACAAAAGAGCTTGTACGTTTTTATGTAGTTGATAAATATAGTGATAAGTCTCTTGGTGAAAATATGAGTTTATCTATTCGTTTTGTACTTCAATCATTTGATAAAACACTCGAAGAAGAGGAGATTACAAATGCAATGAACACTATCTTAGAAGCACTCAAAAATCAACTTGGAGTCGGGATAAGATGAGTAGTGTAAAAGTTTATAAAGCATTAGCATTTTCTTTAAGAACTTCTGAGATAGCTTCAGATAAATCTATATCTCATCGTTGTGCCATGTTTGCTATGTTAGCAGATGGAACAAGCCAGATTACAAATTTTTTAAGAGCTGAAGATACGATGAACTCTTTAAAAATTGTAAAAAATCTAGGCGCAACCATTGATGATGATGGAGAGACAATTAAAATAAGTTCTGATGGCATAAAAGAGAGTAGTGAAGTCTTGGATTGTGGAAATTCTGGAACAGGTATGAGACTTTTTTGCGGGCTTTTAAGTTCTGCCGATGGACATTTTGTGTTGAGTGGAGATGAGTATCTTCGCCGCCGTCCTATGAAAAGAATTACCGCCCCACTTAGAGATATAGGCGCAAAACTCGATGGAAGAGAGAATGGAGACTTAGCACCGCTAAGCATCAGAGGTGCATCACTTAAAGCGTTTAATTATGAGAGTAAAATAGCTTCTGCACAAGTTAAGAGCGCTATGATACTAGCGGCTCTAAGAGCTGATGGGGAGTGTAGTTTCTCTGAACCAGAACTTAGCCGTGATCACACAGAGAGAATGTTAAAGGGGATGGGTGCAGAGATAGAAGTAGAAGGTTTGATTACTAAAATAAAGCCTATGAAAAAACTTCTCTCACCACTTAAGATTAGAGTTCCTGCAGATCCATCAAGTGCATTTTTCTTTGCAGTTGCTGCTGCTATCACTCCTAATTCTAATGTTGTTTTAGAGGGAGTTACTTTAAACCCAACCAGAATAGAGGCTTTTAAAGCGCTAGAGAGAATGGGTGCAGATATAAGATATGAGGCGACAGAGAACATATATGAGCCAATAGGGAATATACATGTTAAATATGCTCCGTTAAAGGCTATAACAGTTGAAGATAATATATCATGGCTGATAGATGAACTACCAGCTTTATCTATCGCTTTTGCATGTGCAGATGGAGTTAGCATT
Proteins encoded:
- the argH gene encoding argininosuccinate lyase, producing MDKMWSGRFSATASSLLDQFNASIMFDRKLYREDIEGSIAHATMLAKQGILTTDELSQITKGLSQVKEEIESGVFEWKISDEDLHMGIEKRLTAIIGDAGKKLHTARSRNDQVAVDFRRYVLRKNLEIVDALKLLMNEILVIASKHTQTLLPGMTHLQHAQPINFAFHLSAYLSMFKRDIERFESSYKRNNISPLGCAALAGTPHKIDRDMTAELLGFESASINCLDTVSDRDFALEILFNISTMMMHISRLSEELVMWSSYEFRFVELSDEYSTGSSIMPQKKNPDVPELLRGKTGRVYGSLMGLLTVMKALPLAYNKDTQEDKEGVFDAVETAEISLEILKEALKTMQVKPHYMKNACKIGHLSATDLADYLVQKCDIPFREAHFITGKAVAKSEELKIDLSDIELKYLKEIDDRINEDVLAFLSIENSMNARTSAGGTSTKRTEEQLKYFENFLKAE
- a CDS encoding OsmC family protein, with the protein product MKISVSHLNEMKFEAKTQKSSFIINCPEISPIEYFLSGIISCSATDMVLLPKNQGKTVSNLVIDGEVVRNEDFPKKFNTLHLDYSFDSDADDIVAARWVMASLETYCSTINTIRESVSISYSITHNGTKIRDNEKMISGGGSKIDMGNIESCPS
- a CDS encoding histidine triad nucleotide-binding protein, whose product is MCIFCKIINNEIPSNIVLENKKFLAFNDINPKAPTHILVIPKLHVESFNEVTPKSMKKMTKFMQDVAKEAGVEQSGYRIITNIGEDGGQEVKHLHFHLLGGAKLAWPDLIDNNPKNDTDKKSTPNPKNRAKK
- the pheS gene encoding phenylalanine--tRNA ligase subunit alpha codes for the protein MKHWYDLITEAQSVEKIEEIRISLFGKKGVLAAEFARMKEASDEEKSKIAQELNIHKTTLMNELVQRKITLQTQELQEHMKSEAIDVTMFSSSSESGALHPVMQTMDRIVEYFSSMNFTVKTGTMVEDDFNNFEALNLPKYHPARDMQDTFYFKDEMLLRTHTSPVQIRTMMSSKPPIRMIAPGAVFRRDYDITHTPMFHQVEGLLVDKEGAVSFANLKFILEDFLKYMFGDVEVRFRPSFFPFTEPSAEVDISCVFCKGSGCRVCSKTGWLEVLGCGIVDPNVFEAVKYQNVSGYAFGLGVERFAMLIHQIGDLRSLFEGDIKLLEQFR
- the pheT gene encoding phenylalanine--tRNA ligase subunit beta, whose protein sequence is MIVTRSWLNEWIDISTISTDKLVKTLNSIGLEVDSISSYEVPQKIVFGRVLECKKHPDADKLNICQVDIGVSTRQIVCGASNVRAGLDVVVATIGAVMPDGTIIKPVTLRGIESEGMICSAKEIGLADINSGIIEIDSSIGKYKIGEEVSQNHLFSDDIIEVELTANRGDCLSIRGVARDLSAAFDKPLRERKIQEDEDKRVGIGRILSLSHENNLGVNIRYKAVDFKNLTLPFIVRLRLSQLDDKKESDVESLMLYATHSSGVILRAYDYALFCAKDETMAKISLCRDKNGFASVMTKDKKVSIVGVMQEELFKVAHSNGVVLIEATYIPPDVISKKMQENKIPAGISYYRASRGSEPDLNQGLDYCISVIEDNSESSVYGGTIEIDEPHEDKIISLNKKEIDEIVGANIDKAKITKILKNLGFDTTKSLADNFVIIVPKFRHDIVNKQDIVEEIVRLVGIDNIPSKPFTFTETNSFSSDYYDYKKRVTYRHKAAFSGFFESVHFVFDEKKVLQEYGFEILDESKELLNPIVNTLDTLRSTLLCGLLRATSNNINNGYSSVKLFEVGSVFNSQREESLKMALIFSGDREAESLANTGKPAKVDFALFVQKVSNVIGEFELREYKTKHTLSHPYQCAEIFIKEVSVGEIFRLHPNVEQKYDLDVTYMCELNFNKLPNDLKTAKQSSKYQASFRDLSIVMPQEMAYEKIKNVIDASSTKELVRFYVVDKYSDKSLGENMSLSIRFVLQSFDKTLEEEEITNAMNTILEALKNQLGVGIR
- the aroA gene encoding 3-phosphoshikimate 1-carboxyvinyltransferase, with translation MSSVKVYKALAFSLRTSEIASDKSISHRCAMFAMLADGTSQITNFLRAEDTMNSLKIVKNLGATIDDDGETIKISSDGIKESSEVLDCGNSGTGMRLFCGLLSSADGHFVLSGDEYLRRRPMKRITAPLRDIGAKLDGRENGDLAPLSIRGASLKAFNYESKIASAQVKSAMILAALRADGECSFSEPELSRDHTERMLKGMGAEIEVEGLITKIKPMKKLLSPLKIRVPADPSSAFFFAVAAAITPNSNVVLEGVTLNPTRIEAFKALERMGADIRYEATENIYEPIGNIHVKYAPLKAITVEDNISWLIDELPALSIAFACADGVSIVKNAQELRVKESDRISTVVNGLKACGIEVDEVHDGYSVKGGVLKEAKIDSHGDHRIAMSFIIAGVTCGMRVDDIACINTSFPNFFELLKKITKVEFTSL